One genomic region from Cucumis melo cultivar AY chromosome 9, USDA_Cmelo_AY_1.0, whole genome shotgun sequence encodes:
- the LOC103498140 gene encoding protein FIZZY-RELATED 3 encodes MDSPQARKSGLNLPAGMAERSLRLETFSGSFRAISNLSSPSKTSTCSDRFIPCRSSSRLHTFGLIEKASPVKEGGNEAYSRLLKTELFGSDFGSFSPAGSQGQGSPMSPSKNMLRFKTDHSTPNSPYSPSIFSQDAGYSSEISTPPKPPRKVPKTPHKVLDAPSLQDDFYLNLVDWSSQNVLAVGLGTCVYLWSASNCKVTKLCDLGPNDGVCSVQWTREGSYISIGTNLGQVQIWDGSQCKKVRTMGGHQTRTGVLAWNSRILASGSRDRNILQHDLRVASEFVNKLVGHKSEVCGLKWSNDDRELASGGNDNQLLVWNQHSQQPVLRLTEHTAAVKAIAWSPHQSGLLASGGGTADRCIRFWNTANGHQLESVDTGSQVCNLSWSKNVNELVSTHGYSQNQIMVWKYPSMGKVATLTGHTMRVLYLAMSPDGQTIVTGAGDETLRFWNIFPSMKTQTPVRDTGLWSLGRTQIR; translated from the exons ATGGATTCACCTCAAGCAAGAAAATCTGGGCTTAATCTCCCAGCTGGAATGGCCGAACGGTCGCTTCGGCTCGAGACGTTTTCGGGTTCTTTTCGAGCTATATCAAACTTGTCGTCTCCTTCGAAAACCTCAACTTGCAGCGACAGATTCATTCCGTGCAGATCGTCGTCCAGGCTGCACACATTCGGGCTGATTGAAAAAGCCTCCCCTGTGAAAGAAGGGGGAAATGAAGCTTATTCAAGGTTGTTGAAAACAGAGCTTTTTGGATCTGATTTTGGTTCTTTTTCACCTGCAGGTTCTCAAGGTCAAGGCTCTCCTATGAGCCCCAGCAAGAACATGCTCAGGTTCAAAACAGATCACTCTACTCCAAATTCACCTTATTCCCCCTCAATTTTCAGCCAAGATGCTGGTTATTCTTCGGAAATCTCAACCCCGCCGAAGCCGCCTCGAAAAGTCCCCAAGACACCTCATAAG GTTTTGGATGCGCCATCGCTTCAAGATGATTTCTACTTGAATCTTGTGGATTGGTCATCACAGAATGTGTTGGCTGTAGGACTTGGAACGTGTGTTTATTTATGGAGTGCATCAAATTGCAAA GTCACTAAGTTGTGTGATTTGGGACCTAATGACGGTGTATGTTCCGTCCAATGGACAAGAGAGGGTTCCTACATATCAATTGGTACAAACCTGGGTCAAGTTCAG ATATGGGATGGGAGTCAATGCAAGAAAGTTAGAACCATGGGAGGGCATCAAACAAGAACTGGTGTTTTGGCATGGAATTCTAGGATATTAGCATCAGGAAGCCGGGACCGTAATATTCTTCAACACGATCTCCGGGTTGCTAGTGAGTTTGTGAACAAACTCGTAGGCCATAAATCTGAG GTTTGTGGGCTTAAATGGTCAAACGATGACAGAGAGCTCGCTTCTGGTGGAAATGACAATCAG CTTTTAGTATGGAACCAGCATTCACAGCAGCCAGTATTGAGACTAACTGAGCACACAGCAGCAGTTAAGGCCATTGCTTGGTCGCCGCACCAGAGCGGCCTTCTTGCATCTGGAGGTGGAACTGCTGATCGATGCATTCGCTTCTGGAATACTGCAAACGGCCACCAGTTGGAGAGTGTTGACACCGGAAGCCAG GTTTGCAATCTTTCATGGAGTAAAAATGTAAATGAACTTGTGAGTACACATGGGTATTCACAGAATCAGATTATGGTGTGGAAGTATCCATCAATGGGGAAG GTTGCTACTCTAACTGGACACACAATGAGAGTGTTGTACTTGGCAATGTCTCCTGATGGTCAG ACCATTGTAACAGGTGCGGGAGATGAAACTCTTAGGTTCTGGAACATCTTCCCATCAATGAAAACTCAG ACACCAGTCAGAGATACCGGCCTGTGGTCATTAGGACGAACGCAAATTAGGTGA
- the LOC103498139 gene encoding uncharacterized protein LOC103498139 isoform X3 encodes MSGAGAPDFFYREAQRLGYVARSAFKLLQIQNQFKLITSGSSVLDLGCAPGAWLQVACQSLGPPRNGGSVLGIDIKKVKVPHVHCDSRVQTVCADVMNLPKSKLKSLSPKEKGFSVILSDMCPIVSGITTRDAALSVELGMQAVNLALGEAALGVGEVIHGKDKDSIDDSTSASDCDGVLRKGGHLVLKLLESEDTQEFSRMLKPLFRKSSWLRPKATRSSSREIYLICQSLQLQART; translated from the exons ATGAGTGGAGCAGGAGCACCCGATTTCTTCTACAGAGAGGCTCAACGCCTTGGCTATGTTGCAAGATCCGCCTTCAAG TTGCTTCAGATTCAGAACCAATTCAAATTGATTACTTCAGGCTCCTCCGTCTTGGACCTCGGTTGCGCTCCCGGTGCCTGGCTGCAG GTAGCTTGCCAGAGTCTGGGGCCTCCCAGAAATGGAGGCTCGGTTTTGGGTATTGATATCAAG AAGGTAAAGGTTCCTCATGTGCATTGTGATTCAAGGGTACAAACTGTTTGTGCTGATGTTATGAACCTTCCCAAAAGCAAATTGAAGTCACTATCCCCTAAG GAGAAGGGATTTTCTGTAATACTCTCAGACATGTGCCCCATAGTATCTGGAATCACCACTAGAGATGCGGCATTATCAGTTGAATTGGGTATGCAAGCAGTTAATTTGGCACTCGGAGAAGCTGCGTTAGGTGTTGGAGAAGTTATACATGGAAAGGACAAGGATAGCATCGATGATTCAACTTCAGCTTCGGATTGTGATGGCGTGTTACGAAAAGGAGGCCACCTTGTTTTAAAACTATTGGAGAGTGAAGACACACAAG AATTCAGTCGGATGTTGAAACCACTCTTCAGAAAGTCATCGTGGTTGAGGCCCAAGGCTACAAGATCGTCGTCAAGAGAGATTTATCTGATATGTCAAAGCTTGCAGTTGCAGGCAAGAAcataa
- the LOC103498139 gene encoding uncharacterized protein LOC103498139 isoform X1: MSGAGAPDFFYREAQRLGYVARSAFKLLQIQNQFKLITSGSSVLDLGCAPGAWLQVACQSLGPPRNGGSVLGIDIKKVKVPHVHCDSRVQTVCADVMNLPKSKLKSLSPKEKGFSVILSDMCPIVSGITTRDAALSVELGMQAVNLALGEAALGVGEVIHGKDKDSIDDSTSASDCDGVLRKGGHLVLKLLESEDTQGRILFPQLFYTWFCLPSQSSFISEFSRMLKPLFRKSSWLRPKATRSSSREIYLICQSLQLQART; the protein is encoded by the exons ATGAGTGGAGCAGGAGCACCCGATTTCTTCTACAGAGAGGCTCAACGCCTTGGCTATGTTGCAAGATCCGCCTTCAAG TTGCTTCAGATTCAGAACCAATTCAAATTGATTACTTCAGGCTCCTCCGTCTTGGACCTCGGTTGCGCTCCCGGTGCCTGGCTGCAG GTAGCTTGCCAGAGTCTGGGGCCTCCCAGAAATGGAGGCTCGGTTTTGGGTATTGATATCAAG AAGGTAAAGGTTCCTCATGTGCATTGTGATTCAAGGGTACAAACTGTTTGTGCTGATGTTATGAACCTTCCCAAAAGCAAATTGAAGTCACTATCCCCTAAG GAGAAGGGATTTTCTGTAATACTCTCAGACATGTGCCCCATAGTATCTGGAATCACCACTAGAGATGCGGCATTATCAGTTGAATTGGGTATGCAAGCAGTTAATTTGGCACTCGGAGAAGCTGCGTTAGGTGTTGGAGAAGTTATACATGGAAAGGACAAGGATAGCATCGATGATTCAACTTCAGCTTCGGATTGTGATGGCGTGTTACGAAAAGGAGGCCACCTTGTTTTAAAACTATTGGAGAGTGAAGACACACAAGGTAGAATTTTATTTCCACAGCTGTTTTATACTTGGTTTTGCCTGCCTTCACAATCTTCCTTTATCTCAGAATTCAGTCGGATGTTGAAACCACTCTTCAGAAAGTCATCGTGGTTGAGGCCCAAGGCTACAAGATCGTCGTCAAGAGAGATTTATCTGATATGTCAAAGCTTGCAGTTGCAGGCAAGAAcataa
- the LOC103498139 gene encoding uncharacterized protein LOC103498139 isoform X2, whose translation MSGAGAPDFFYREAQRLGYVARSAFKIQNQFKLITSGSSVLDLGCAPGAWLQVACQSLGPPRNGGSVLGIDIKKVKVPHVHCDSRVQTVCADVMNLPKSKLKSLSPKEKGFSVILSDMCPIVSGITTRDAALSVELGMQAVNLALGEAALGVGEVIHGKDKDSIDDSTSASDCDGVLRKGGHLVLKLLESEDTQGRILFPQLFYTWFCLPSQSSFISEFSRMLKPLFRKSSWLRPKATRSSSREIYLICQSLQLQART comes from the exons ATGAGTGGAGCAGGAGCACCCGATTTCTTCTACAGAGAGGCTCAACGCCTTGGCTATGTTGCAAGATCCGCCTTCAAG ATTCAGAACCAATTCAAATTGATTACTTCAGGCTCCTCCGTCTTGGACCTCGGTTGCGCTCCCGGTGCCTGGCTGCAG GTAGCTTGCCAGAGTCTGGGGCCTCCCAGAAATGGAGGCTCGGTTTTGGGTATTGATATCAAG AAGGTAAAGGTTCCTCATGTGCATTGTGATTCAAGGGTACAAACTGTTTGTGCTGATGTTATGAACCTTCCCAAAAGCAAATTGAAGTCACTATCCCCTAAG GAGAAGGGATTTTCTGTAATACTCTCAGACATGTGCCCCATAGTATCTGGAATCACCACTAGAGATGCGGCATTATCAGTTGAATTGGGTATGCAAGCAGTTAATTTGGCACTCGGAGAAGCTGCGTTAGGTGTTGGAGAAGTTATACATGGAAAGGACAAGGATAGCATCGATGATTCAACTTCAGCTTCGGATTGTGATGGCGTGTTACGAAAAGGAGGCCACCTTGTTTTAAAACTATTGGAGAGTGAAGACACACAAGGTAGAATTTTATTTCCACAGCTGTTTTATACTTGGTTTTGCCTGCCTTCACAATCTTCCTTTATCTCAGAATTCAGTCGGATGTTGAAACCACTCTTCAGAAAGTCATCGTGGTTGAGGCCCAAGGCTACAAGATCGTCGTCAAGAGAGATTTATCTGATATGTCAAAGCTTGCAGTTGCAGGCAAGAAcataa
- the LOC103498139 gene encoding uncharacterized protein LOC103498139 isoform X4: MSGAGAPDFFYREAQRLGYVARSAFKIQNQFKLITSGSSVLDLGCAPGAWLQVACQSLGPPRNGGSVLGIDIKKVKVPHVHCDSRVQTVCADVMNLPKSKLKSLSPKEKGFSVILSDMCPIVSGITTRDAALSVELGMQAVNLALGEAALGVGEVIHGKDKDSIDDSTSASDCDGVLRKGGHLVLKLLESEDTQEFSRMLKPLFRKSSWLRPKATRSSSREIYLICQSLQLQART, from the exons ATGAGTGGAGCAGGAGCACCCGATTTCTTCTACAGAGAGGCTCAACGCCTTGGCTATGTTGCAAGATCCGCCTTCAAG ATTCAGAACCAATTCAAATTGATTACTTCAGGCTCCTCCGTCTTGGACCTCGGTTGCGCTCCCGGTGCCTGGCTGCAG GTAGCTTGCCAGAGTCTGGGGCCTCCCAGAAATGGAGGCTCGGTTTTGGGTATTGATATCAAG AAGGTAAAGGTTCCTCATGTGCATTGTGATTCAAGGGTACAAACTGTTTGTGCTGATGTTATGAACCTTCCCAAAAGCAAATTGAAGTCACTATCCCCTAAG GAGAAGGGATTTTCTGTAATACTCTCAGACATGTGCCCCATAGTATCTGGAATCACCACTAGAGATGCGGCATTATCAGTTGAATTGGGTATGCAAGCAGTTAATTTGGCACTCGGAGAAGCTGCGTTAGGTGTTGGAGAAGTTATACATGGAAAGGACAAGGATAGCATCGATGATTCAACTTCAGCTTCGGATTGTGATGGCGTGTTACGAAAAGGAGGCCACCTTGTTTTAAAACTATTGGAGAGTGAAGACACACAAG AATTCAGTCGGATGTTGAAACCACTCTTCAGAAAGTCATCGTGGTTGAGGCCCAAGGCTACAAGATCGTCGTCAAGAGAGATTTATCTGATATGTCAAAGCTTGCAGTTGCAGGCAAGAAcataa
- the LOC103498139 gene encoding uncharacterized protein LOC103498139 isoform X5, producing the protein MSGAGAPDFFYREAQRLGYVARSAFKLLQIQNQFKLITSGSSVLDLGCAPGAWLQVACQSLGPPRNGGSVLGIDIKKVKVPHVHCDSRVQTVCADVMNLPKSKLKSLSPKEKGFSVILSDMCPIVSGITTRDAALSVELGMQAVNLALGEAALGVGEVIHGKDKDSIDDSTSASDCDGVLRKGGHLVLKLLESEDTQVGC; encoded by the exons ATGAGTGGAGCAGGAGCACCCGATTTCTTCTACAGAGAGGCTCAACGCCTTGGCTATGTTGCAAGATCCGCCTTCAAG TTGCTTCAGATTCAGAACCAATTCAAATTGATTACTTCAGGCTCCTCCGTCTTGGACCTCGGTTGCGCTCCCGGTGCCTGGCTGCAG GTAGCTTGCCAGAGTCTGGGGCCTCCCAGAAATGGAGGCTCGGTTTTGGGTATTGATATCAAG AAGGTAAAGGTTCCTCATGTGCATTGTGATTCAAGGGTACAAACTGTTTGTGCTGATGTTATGAACCTTCCCAAAAGCAAATTGAAGTCACTATCCCCTAAG GAGAAGGGATTTTCTGTAATACTCTCAGACATGTGCCCCATAGTATCTGGAATCACCACTAGAGATGCGGCATTATCAGTTGAATTGGGTATGCAAGCAGTTAATTTGGCACTCGGAGAAGCTGCGTTAGGTGTTGGAGAAGTTATACATGGAAAGGACAAGGATAGCATCGATGATTCAACTTCAGCTTCGGATTGTGATGGCGTGTTACGAAAAGGAGGCCACCTTGTTTTAAAACTATTGGAGAGTGAAGACACACAAG TCGGATGTTGA